CATGTCCAGTTCTAGAGCTTCACACTGGAGTACACACATtcattgttggtgttgttcctctGTCTTCTTGTTCTCTTGGCCTGGTTAACACTTAAAGCAGCATAATGCAGGTTTTCAGCTTCTTGGTAACCCTGGTAACAAAGTATATAAAGAGTAGATCACAGTTTGGTTCCACGAGACAGTTAATTATGGTGCTATAAGAAGGGGAGAAATAGCTATGCAACAGTTAATCAAAACTGAACTCACCTCAGCATTTTCTGTGGAGGAAGGTGGGACTCTTGCTCGAGACTCTGGttgtgaaaaacagaaaatgttttaatcccAAACACAAGGGAACACAAGCTGACAGataacaaaaaagataaaagttcCAGCTACCTGTAGGCTGGCAGCCGTTTCTCTTCGTCATCTTGTACACTGAGAAAGCCAGTAAAACCACCAGGACGGTGGTGAATGTCAAAGCTCCACTCAAGAAATACACCAAGACAGGAGAGTCCACCTTATCTGTAGAGAGTAAGACATCAGAAAGAGCTTGCAGTATGTTTTTATCCAAGGGTTGGTACAGAGGTTATGTGACTTGACAAATCCATTTTATATATAGCCAAAAGCCACacatttacagtctgtacaaCATATGATCCTCTATCATTAAACCCTTTATTGGGATACGAAAAAACACTCTCATGGGGAAACGACCATCGCATTTTTATTACTCCTCAGATTAGCAATTTCTAACAATAAATTACTCACCCTCAAAGTCCAGCTTGGTCCCGTTTCCAAACACGATGTGTCCACATGAGGCAACAGCACAGTAGTAGGTCCCAGCATGAGAAAGATTCAGGCTCTTCATTGGCAAGTTGTAgacacagatgtgtgtttgtgtgttgtctttccTCTCACACTGATCATTCCTGCCTCCACGGGTGTAAATGAGTCCTGGATGAGATTCTTGAGAGTGTTTGAACCAGTAAACACTGTGTTCTCCATCACAGGTcccagtgtgtactgtacagttcaGAGTCACAGAGCCTCCTGGCTGGATGATCTCAGATGCTGACTGATGGACCGAGGCTGGGATGTTCATACCTAAACCCTTCACACTGACAGTAATGTCCTCTAAAAATTGTAAATCGTATGTATATAAACTTAAGCAGTAGTAAGTAGCAGagtcagaaatgttcaaatctgTGATCATCAAGtgatttttgccattttctgtATCCAGTGTGAAGCGTGGATTGTTCTTGAATTCATCATAAAAAGTGACATCTTTGGCATACTTGTAGTAATTAGAGATGAGCCTTGGTTTCTGTCTTAGAGTTTGTTTATACCAGTGAAGTCTCGGAGGAACATCAGTTTTATAGAAACATTGCAAAGTCAAGTTGTCCCCAGCTTCAATGGATACAAATCTTCTCTCCTGACGAACAGATGAGGAGAATTTCAGATCAGTCGTctgaactgaaattaaataagagacaaaacaaatgaagagtTGGAGTAATGTGACAAATCTGTGTAATCAGTTAAATATATGAGAGACATTTGTCTGAGAGCGTACACTACACTAGATTAAAGTCACAAAGAGCAACTTACCTATTTTCATCAAGAACAAACATGCGAGCAGAAAGAGAGCAAACACTGGAGATGTCATCGTGTTCAAGCTGCTGTGCTGAATGAAAGAATATTGATGGTTTCTCTACTCTTCAGAGACAAGACTGAATTTGATTGGCCAACTTAAAGTGACACTCTATGTCCCATATAGGGAACATGATCACATGCTCACTGCCATCTATCGTGTTAAGTTGTGGGTTCTGAAAAAAACGCTCAGGTGGTTGGAGATATTTAAAGAACATTACAGCTCATAATTGAATTTATATCCCCGAAAACTTCACATCCAGTATAAACAAAGCAGTAACAAGATCAATGTCTAGTTAAAAACTGATGGTCATTATGTTTAACATGTaccaaaacaaagatttaaGCCATTCATTCATAGTTATTATTATATGCTGATACTCAACTCTCTTTCCAAGCTATTGTGCAGTgaaacaacacactgtactgtgtgatgtatttatggggctttttttaaatttaacaataaatgtaaaacgTATGATGCTTTGATCATCACAATAAAAATTCCAATCATACTGGACTCAGAGTCCAGTATTCTGACTTGGACTCTAAGTTGCAGTACTGTCAAAGGTGACCTGATAAAGTCTAGAAATGATCTAGCTGACTTCAGCCAAATTCTCATTTCCTCAGTCATAGTCACTGCCATTCTCGTTCTGTCCACCAGATGCcccctgatttttatttttgctcaaaCATCGCAAGTTCCTCTTGGATCCTTTGTTGGTTTGTGCTTCTATATGTGAGTTTCTGTTACCTGGAGCTGTTACCTGCCTACCTGCGTCATGGACCTGTAAGCTTTGAATCAGATTGTTTTGAGAAAATCATTGATCTACGCCAGCTATGCCTGCATCATCTACTCCTGTGGTCCTGCTCACACCATGGCATGTTAGTATGAACTGGCCAAACATTGATACATGAGATGATTTACACCTTTCAGGACCTTGCAAATTATTGCTGTAACACCCTCATTATAAGGAAGCACACAAGAATGCAGGTCATGCACTTGGGGGATATTTTTACCAGACTTTGCCTGGCAGAAGAACGAGCTGAAACTGCAAAGGGGTGGAGTCTTCATCCAGCTTCCCAGTCAGCTATCCTGCACCATGCTTGCCATCAGGATGATAGCCCCCAGCAGAAAGCAGCTTGCACTCCAGTCAATTAGACTTGGGGTTGTGAACCTGAAGCTATCCCACTATCTGTCTGCTCTGATCCTGCCTGTCATGAGCCCTATCCTACACTACCCTACCCTGCTGTGAGCCTTCAATAAACTGGAGCCACCCTGACACCCAGCAGTCACTTTTTTAGGGTAACTGCATGGTCACTTTACTGGAACCCATGGAGGCCAAGACGTGTTGCCATGGCATCCGACACCATTGGCAGTCACAGCCGCCCACTGCCCCAAAGCCTCAGTCGCCATGTGGTCAAGACCCCAGTCAGCTATGGGTGCATATGTCCTGCCCAGTGGAACACCTCGCCAATATCCAGCCTGAACTCCCAGAACCCCCCTTGACTGTCCATACTGACACCCAGCCAGACCGTTAGATGGCAGTTCCTGCCATGGCAGTCTCGTTTGGCTCCACGTATGTGTGCGAaactttttctgtgatgaactTCAACAAGTCACGTTACACATCACGACTGACTGATAAACACCTGTCCTATGTGCTGCACATTTCAACATCAGACATGACGCTCGACTTTGATGGTTTTGCAAAGAGAGGTGACAGTCTCAACTGTTCCCACTAGGCTAAATTACATGGATAGGCATTGCTTTTCATGTTGTCATTCATAGATATCTAACAGTTATAATGCATATTAGCCTGGGCTTTTCTTCATTCAGTGCTGCAGGTCTGTTCTGCATTTGGTGCTTAAATTCGAGTCAGTTGCACAAGTAAAGACAGTCTCACACAGTTAGACAAGTAAtaacagagcagaaaatgatttgagtaaaatgaatgaatatttcattaaaaataacaatgcatTTGTTCATAGTGtctgtaaatattaacattttctgcatttatttgagTAAATATGTGGACTCTAATGGTGAACATTACATTTTGACCATTGTGACACAGTCTGCCTAGAGTCCATATTTTTGATGTAATGCAATGGGTTTTATCAGTGACCTGTGCAGTAGTACATATCAGGCAATTGGTAAGGTAAAGGTCACCTACAAATTGAGAATCTTAATGGCTGTGTCTTATGttattacatgtttttatttgaattcatTTACACAAACTCATCAACTTTGCCAACTCAGAATGCTCAAAAGATTGGTTACAGTTGGTTACAATTACATAAAATGGTCGATGAATGtgacattaaacaaacacactgaccaaTGAACATATGACCAACTACCTCTCATTTAAAAGATCCAATAGTGCTCTTTCTGCCCTCCTTACAGGAGACAAACTGTTCAGCaatcttttttctgtttaccCTGTCCAGCTAGTCTTTATGTACATGGCACACAGCAACACTGTTAAGGCAGGTTTGGGTCATGGTGCTGCGTAGCCATGTTTTCAGCCTCCGGAGGCTGCTGAAACTCCTTTCTGACTCTGCTGATGACACAGGTACAACTAGGAGGAGTTGGGCAACTGTTTCGACTTGGTCAAAGAGACTCTGACCTCTCCTTCactctgtttttcttgtctgCCCTCTTCTTGTCTgccttttcctccctcttcatctctgtctttctcactcCTGCCACATCCTCACGTACACCCTaatcaaaacatttgaaattaaattGGGAATTTGATATAaacacaccagacacacacgTGCACCTTGGATGGAAATAAGCACCACccatgacacaaacacacacacggcccCTCTTCCTTCATAGGCCTCTTTCACAATCTGTAACATTCATTTCATTGCTCACCTGTGAACCTTCCTGTGCTCTCTCTGAAACCGATGCCTCCAGCCACTTCCTCTCCTAAACAAGGGTGCAGTGGTAAAGGAATAGGCTGTAACAGTTACAGCTGTGGCCCTAGCAAACCTCAGTGAATACTGAAAAGTAATATCatgaaataaatgcaaacaaTATCTAATTGAAATAGGTTACTGCTGtttaatgtcaacatttttcaactttcagCTTTCAACTTCACTTACAGGATTTCTCTTGACAAAGGTGTCAATattctccttcctctttcttttctgcatCCTAATGATACTGCGTGACAAAAAGACAGTGGTAAGCTTGATAGTGACATGGGTCTGACAGGACTGTGACTGAGACTGCTAAATTTTGCTTACTTGAGCCCTGAAAAGGGGAGATATACAAAAAAACGCCcacacaaagctttttctctGGTGGTATAAATAATGGAAcaatttactgtttttaaacattaaaatgataatatacacttttctttcatctttcttcAACAGGTACAATCAAACATAACAGGTAAGTATCCACAAAAGTATTCAGCTAATCAACAAACAATgctcaaaatatcaaaatcaacTGCACTGGCAATAAACCCAAAAATACACTGCTTAACAATGGCAATTtgtccctcctcctcgtcaATTCCCTGCCTTCTTCACACAGTTACTTTATACATTACATGCCACATACATAATCAAATttagctagctgctgaacaatATCCCAATTAGCAATTACCATTAGTCTAAAAAACGAAATATAATACCCAGAACACTCGACatgtcaacaaaacataaacagaagaTCCTCCCAAACACATATCAAGCTTATTTAAAAACCTCGAAAGCATAAACACTCATTCACAGTAACTGGAAAAGGGAGATGTAAATAACCATAACTTCTTCTACTGCGCTTTCACTAACAATGAGGCATGGTGGCTCAGAGCTCCCACTCCTGCCACTGTGTTTATGACAAATCAAATCAGCCACTTTTGGGTGGATATGTGCTGGTGTGAACTATGAACCTAGCTAGTTCCTGCCTCCAACAATAAATCTAACTCAGCAAGAGAGGCGGGACTTAAGGCAGAACAGCCAATCATCAGCCGGTCACACTCAAAGCCGGTGTCATGTTTGAAGCAACAAcaggagatggagggggagaggaggcagCCGCAGCAAGCGCAGACACAGAGCGGCCAGAGAAACTGAGCAGCTGTAGTAAGGCGTTTGTGCAAAACTGCGGAAAAACTGCAAGTGTGGGTgttgaagtgaaaaaaagtgttaaaacacCCACATCCCCCATTGGAGCGATGCCCCTGCTTCCAGGGATTGAACACAACAAAAAGTTTCATTCATAGGTTTATTTGATCATTGATGATGCAAAAtgtacatgaaaatgaaaaagaatgaaagatAAAAGACATATATCACTGATTTGTGCTGGTGCTCATAGCCTAAGAGGAGCTTAAAAAATTAATCCGTCCTTCTAAATGTACTGGTATGTTAAGAGTTTAGATTTGCCCTCTtagtgagaaaaataaagtagcTACGGAACCTTATCACAATGAATCTACAAAGAGACGTCAGAGGATCTACATCTAAACCTATGTGAAAGTCCCCAAGAGATTCTTAGAAACTGCCACTTTACTCATGCAATGCAAAAGAAACATGTCCAGTTCTAGAGCTTCACACTGGAGTACACACATTCATTGTCGGTGTTGTTCCTCTGTCTTCTTGTTCTCTTGGCCTGGTTAACACTTAAAGCAGCATAATGCAGGTTTTCAGCTTCTTGGTAACCCTGGTAACAAAGTATAAAAGAGTAGATCACAGTTTGGTTCCACAAGACAGTTAATTATGGTGCTATAAGAAGGGGAGGAATAGCTGTTCAACAGTTAATCAAAACTGAACTCACCTCAGCATTTTCTGTGGAGGAAGGTGGGACTCTTGCTCGAGACTCTGGttgtgaaaaacagaaaatcttgTTTTAGTCCCAAACACAAGAGAACACAAGCTGACAGataacaaaaaagataaaagttcCAGCTACCTGTAGGCTGGcagctgtttctcttcttcatcttgtaCACTGAGAAAGCCAATAAAACCACCAGGACGGTGGTGAATGTCAAAGCTCCACTCAAGAAATACACCAAGACGAGACAGTCCACCTCATCTGTAGAGAGTAAGACTTCAGAAAGAGAGGTTGCAGTATGTTTTTATCCAAGGGTTGGTACGGGGGTAATATGACTTGACAAATCCAGTTCATATATAGCCCAAAGTCACacatttacagtctgtacaaCATATGATCCTcattaaacaacattttaaatcattaacCCTTTATTgggatacaaaaaaaacactctcaTGGGGAAACGACCATCGCATTTTTATTACTCCTCAGATTAGCAATTTCTAACAGTAAATTACTCACCCTCAAAGTCCAGCTTGGTCCCGTTTCCAAACACGATGTGTCCACATGAGGCAACAGCACAGTAGTAGGTCCCAGCATGAGAAAGATTCAGGCTCTTCATTGGCAAGTTgtagacacaggtgtgtgtttgtgtgttgtctttccTCTCACACTGATCATTCCTGCCTCCATGGGTGTAAATGAGTCCTGGATGAGATTCTTGAGAGTGTTTGAACCAGTAAACACTGTGTTCTCCATCACAGGTcccagtgtgtactgtacagttcaGAGTCACAGAGCCTCCTGGCTGGATGATCTCAGATGCCGACTGATGGACCCAAGCTGAACCTGTTACACTGACAGTAACGTCCTCTAAAAATGTTAACTTGTTTCCATAGAAACTTACGCAGTAGTAAGTAGCAGagtcagaaatgttcaaatctgTGATCATCAAGtgatttttgccattttctgtATCCAGTGTGAAGCGTGGATTGTTCTTGAATTCTTCATAAAAAGTGACATCTTTCTCATACTTGTAGTAATTAGAGATGAGCCTTGGTTTCTGTCTTAGAGTTTGTTTATACCAGCGAAGTCTCGGAGGAACATCAGTTTTATAGAAACATTGCAAAGTCAACTTGTCCCCAGTTTTAATGGATACAAATCTTCTCTCCTGACGATCAGATGAGGAGAATTTCAGATCAGTCGTCTGAGCTGAAATTAAAtaagagacaaaacaaatgaagagtTAATGTAATGTGACAAATTTGGGTAATCAGTTAAATATATGAGAGACATTTGTCTGAGAGCGTACACTACACTAGATTAAAGTCACAAAGAGCAACTTACCCATTTTCATCAAGAACAAACATGTGAGCAGAAAGAGAGCAAACACTGGAGATGTCATCGTGTTCAAGCTGCTGTGCTGAATGAAAGAATATTGATGGTTTCTCTACTCTTCAGAGACAAGACTGAATTTGATTGGCCAACTAAAGTGACACTCTATGTCCCATATAGGGAACATGATCACATGCTCACTGCCATCTAACGTGTTAAGTTGTGGGTTTTGAAAAAACTTTCAGGTGGTTGGAGATATATGAAGAACATTATGGCTCCTGATTGGAGCTTAAatccctgaaaaacaaaagcatatGTTCATATCCAATATAAACACAGCAATAACAAACAGTCCTTGCATTTATGCTCAATATCTGGGCAAAAACTGAGGTCACAGTCAAAACAAAGATTTGAGCCGTTCATCCATTGCTATTACTTGTACTGATATTCAACTCTCTTTTCGGGCTGCGGTAGAGTGAAGCAAGACTGTACTATGTGATGTATTTAAAACATAAGATGCTTTGATTGTCATAATCAAAATTGTATTGATCTAAGCCTGCATGATTACTCAAAATAATATCTTTTTATATTACTCCAACTAAAACGTATTCTGACTAGCACTTTAAGTTGCATTATCGTCAAATGCGACCTGATGAAGAATCTACTGTTTTGGATCTTTACTGCGAGTGGTATTAGGATATAGGGACATTCTGTGAGTGCAATCAACTTCACATCTTGCATCTTTTTGCTGCTTAGAATGACTAACACAGTGATATTTCTGTTAGGCAATAAATGATCTAGCCGACCTGCGCACGTTCATTTACAACCCTAAATGTTTTAGCTAGATAGCAGGGGAGCGCCGACCAATCAAAATCtgcctctgtccctctcttcaACCACAttctcacttcctcttcctcaaaCAGTCATTATTCTTGATCTGTCCACTAGATGCCCTCAGATTTTTATCTCCTGTCTGGATCATTGCATGTCATTACTGCCCCCCACCCTGCCGGCCTCTAGAGAAGCTCCATCTGAGTTGCCTGCATCCAGGCCAGCAGCTCTGCCCTTCTGCCCTGCCTCTTGGTTATCTCCCCAATCCTGCTCCATGCATCTATGTTGACTGCAGACCGTCCACCTCAAGTCTTCTGCTCCACCCATTCCAGCTCCCATGCCATTTGTCTGAGATCCCCAGCTCGATTCTTTCGTCCCCACTCGTTTCACTTGTTCCCCCTAAAGATTTTTTGTTCCTTGACTACCTGcatgcctgtctgtctgtctgtctgccttatGATGCTACTCTTGTCCtgctcacacaggtcatgatACTGACCAACAGCTAATGCTAACGGATAGTAATAGTCAGAAACTCTCCGTTCCTGTCAAGGGCCTCACACTAATATgttaatctgtctgtctgtgaaactATAGCATTAGATAACTTAATTAGCTCAGCAGCTAGCTGAGAGCTGTCAACAATGTAGATGATATCGGTCAGCTTTCATTTTCAGGTGTGGCATGTGGCAAAGAGGAATGCATTCACTAGAGTTTTATCATCCTAGCTTTCAACCTCATGATCTAATCATTTCCTGTGTAATATACTGTTTTGTAGCACTCAACATCTGGGCAGTTTTCACTGTATTGGTTATTTTCCCTCCTCTGAGGCATTAAAGCGGAAAGGGCTTAGTATGATTCCTGTATTTCCTCCGCCATCACACTTCATAACTCACATGCATGAGTGGCAGCAGGTGCTCACTCACCCTTTTTTCTTCTAGTAGTACTAAACTGCAGCATTACCACAGCTGGTGCTGCATTTCATGCAGtattgtgtactgtactgttattactttttccttttgtctttgcCATGACTGCTGTGACATGTTTAGGGTGTGTCTGCCATGTTTCTCttgcaatgtgtgtgtatgtttttattgtggATGTTCAATCTTGTGCCAAAACTGCAAAACCAATCTCCCTCTGGAATAATGATCAAAAATCAAAACTTGTGCAATGATGCATTAGCATGCTGCAGGTAGTAATGTCTCATAAGAGAGTCTCACATTTGCAGGTCAAGTTTTACCACTCACTCACTAAATGTGGTGGGTGAGGTCGTCATCTTAAATGTGGTGTGAGTTACTTCTGTATtgaacaagcacacacataatGTTTGAAACGCAAGTATTTCCAAacttttattatgtttatttgattattaacaacataaaattCACTTACAAAAATAAAGCATGATTTGATTGGGTATTGACATTGAATTTATTAAACATAGAAAGAGAACGTATCTGTGACAATCTAGATCCTAAAAGCACATGAGCAGCTTCTATGGCGACATTAAATCTGAGCTTCTGAATATACAAgaatgattcattaataataacCTTATAGTTTCAGATACGTGGTTTATATGcaacaaacaaagagacacaaaaaggTATCCTAAATATACAGATGAGCAAAGTGTAGAGCAGTTTAATGAGGGCTGCAGGCCATAAAGAAATTATGCAAGCATTTTTAGATCAAactaaaaatctaaatctacaTTACCAGATTACAATTTCTTACtcaaaagtacaaatgtaaTGAGTCCAGCTCTACTGTTTTACTCTGtagtacacacactcactccagGTCTGATCCCTCTGTTTTCTTGATCTCTTCGTCAGGTCGACACAAGCAGCGTAATAGAGGTTTTCTGCTTTTTGGTAACCCTggtaacaaaatatatattacatatagTTATTTTGCTCTTCACAGAAAACGTGTTGTTCAGTAAAACAATGTGTCTTAATagatttacagtttttattcacCTCTGGATTTGCTTTGGAGGGAGCCGAACATCCTGATCGAGACTCTGTGGTGAAACAGAAAAAGCTTTTTATTCAAAGTCATGTTCATTAAATACaagctgtcacacacagacagtgttaGTTACCTGAAGTTTGGTGGTGGTTTCCCTTGTTCATCACGCACACTGAGAAAGCCAGTAAAACAGCCAGGATGCTGAAGAATGCCGATGCTCCCCTCCAGAAATACACCAAGGCAACATCATGTACAGGTTTATCTGTATAGAACCAAACAGAgtgtttcttgtattttttccGTTTTTATCCCAAGTACTTATGATATGGACTAACAGTTACTCACCCTCAAAGTCCAGCTTGGTCCCGTCTCCAAACAGTATGTGTCCACATGAGGCAACAGCACAGTAGTAGGTCCCAGCATGAGAAAGATTCAGGCTCTTCATTGGCAAGTTgtagacacaggtgtgtgtttgtgtgttgtcttcCCTCTCACAATGATCATTCCTGCCTCCATGGGTGTAAATGAGTCCTGGATGAGATTCTTGAGAGTGTTTGAACCAGTAAACACTGTGTTCTCCATCACAGGTcccagtgtgtactgtacagttcaGAGTCACAGAGCCTCCTGGCTGGATGATCTCAGGAGCTGACTGATGGACCCAAGCTGGGATGTTCAAACCTGAACCCTTCACACTGACAGTAATGGTTTCTGAAATTTTTAGCATGTTTAAATAGCACCTCATGCAGTAATAGGTAGCCGAGTCTGAAATGTTCAAATCTGTGATGGTCAAGTAGTTTTTGCCATCTTCCGTGTCCAGTGTGAAGCGTGGATTGTTCTTGAAGTCGTCATAAAAGGTGCCCTTTTTCTCATACAAGTAGTAAGTAGAGATGAGCTGTGGTTTCTGTCCCAGAGGTTGTTTATACCAGTAAAGCTTTGCAGCAATATCACCTATATAGAAACACGGCAAAGTCAAGCTGTCCCCGATTCTAACTGATACAAAATCACTCTCCTGATGAGTAGATGAGAATTTGAGAGCAGTTGTCTGAGCTGaagtgaaacaaaagaaaaagtgaagttAAATTGAATTACTTTTACAGAATTCAGTGAAATCagtacattaaaaataatagaAACGTTTGTTCCATTCGCACACTAAAAATTAGAGTTTGAATAACAAAAACGCTACTTACCCGTTTGTCCCCAAAACAGCCATGTGAGACAGAAAGCAAACACTGACGATGTCATCGTGTTCAAACTGCcgtgtgaaatgaaaagaacaTAGAAGGCCTCTCTGCCCTTCAGCGACGAGAGCGTGTGTGATTGTGCAAGCTGAAGTGATGCTGTGCTGTGCATGTTCACATGTTCACCGCCTCATATAGTGTCAAGTTTTGTCCACATGGTGAGGAAGTAGGTTATATAGAAGAGCCCCATGTTGACTTTAGATTTAAAATCCATGAAAATAACCTTCATATCTAATATAAACAGGTAACAGGACACAGTGGACACTCAGAGCTCCATATTGAGTTATTCAGTTTCATTTATCTCAGTTGTACTGGACAGGCTGCAGAGATCAAATAAGAGAAGTTCTACGTCTAGCGGTAGTGGAATAACTACGACGAGGCATGAAGTGGACATGCTTTTAACTTTTACGTTGCACGCTTTTGGTCTCACAGAGTGGACATAATTGCATGAATCTGACCTGTTGTTTTTGATTGTTAATGTATGTTTTAAGGGATATCCGTGTGAGAGGCACTCTTGCATCCTGCTGAAAACC
This is a stretch of genomic DNA from Pagrus major chromosome 10, Pma_NU_1.0. It encodes these proteins:
- the LOC141003359 gene encoding uncharacterized protein, with translation MTSPVFALFLLACLFLMKIVQTTDLKFSSSVRQERRFVSIEAGDNLTLQCFYKTDVPPRLHWYKQTLRQKPRLISNYYKYAKDVTFYDEFKNNPRFTLDTENGKNHLMITDLNISDSATYYCLSLYTYDLQFLEDITVSVKGLGMNIPASVHQSASEIIQPGGSVTLNCTVHTGTCDGEHSVYWFKHSQESHPGLIYTRGGRNDQCERKDNTQTHICVYNLPMKSLNLSHAGTYYCAVASCGHIVFGNGTKLDFEDKVDSPVLVYFLSGALTFTTVLVVLLAFSVYKMTKRNGCQPTESRARVPPSSTENAEGYQEAENLHYAALSVNQAKRTRRQRNNTNNECVYSSVKL
- the LOC141003360 gene encoding uncharacterized protein, with protein sequence MTSPVFALFLLTCLFLMKMAQTTDLKFSSSDRQERRFVSIKTGDKLTLQCFYKTDVPPRLRWYKQTLRQKPRLISNYYKYEKDVTFYEEFKNNPRFTLDTENGKNHLMITDLNISDSATYYCVSFYGNKLTFLEDVTVSVTGSAWVHQSASEIIQPGGSVTLNCTVHTGTCDGEHSVYWFKHSQESHPGLIYTHGGRNDQCERKDNTQTHTCVYNLPMKSLNLSHAGTYYCAVASCGHIVFGNGTKLDFEDEVDCLVLVYFLSGALTFTTVLVVLLAFSVYKMKKRNSCQPTESRARVPPSSTENAEGYQEAENLHYAALSVNQAKRTRRQRNNTDNECVYSSVKL
- the LOC141003952 gene encoding uncharacterized protein, coding for MTSPKFVFHLICLFLGITAQTTALKFSSTHQESDFVSVRIGDSLTLPCFYIGDIAAKLYWYKQPLGQKPQLISTYYLYEKKGTFYDDFKNNPRFTLDTEDGKNYLTITDLNISDSATYYCMRCYLNMLKISETITVSVKGSGLNIPAWVHQSAPEIIQPGGSVTLNCTVHTGTCDGEHSVYWFKHSQESHPGLIYTHGGRNDHCEREDNTQTHTCVYNLPMKSLNLSHAGTYYCAVASCGHILFGDGTKLDFEDKPVHDVALVYFWRGASAFFSILAVLLAFSVCVMNKGNHHQTSESRSGCSAPSKANPEGYQKAENLYYAACVDLTKRSRKQRDQTWSECVYYRVKQ